The Desulfoscipio gibsoniae DSM 7213 genome contains a region encoding:
- a CDS encoding head maturation protease, ClpP-related: protein MNKFWNWIKNEGERTLYLDGYIAPESWFEDEVSPKEFKKELEAATGDITVYINSPGGDFFAASQIYTMLKEYSGQVLIKIDGIAASAAAVIAMAGDMVCMSPTSMLMIHNPATFVWGEESDMQKGIEMLSEVKEAIINAFEAKARLPRKQIAKMMDAETWMSANKAVELGFADEILYSEPPAQVTDFMFDRVTVVNALMRKLPPVKAQPKPVNNDGIPYEQLIKRLELIKGR, encoded by the coding sequence ATGAATAAATTCTGGAACTGGATTAAAAACGAAGGCGAGAGAACCCTCTACCTGGATGGCTATATTGCCCCGGAGAGTTGGTTTGAAGATGAAGTAAGCCCCAAGGAATTTAAAAAAGAGCTGGAAGCAGCAACCGGTGACATCACAGTTTATATCAACTCACCAGGCGGGGACTTTTTTGCAGCCAGCCAAATCTACACCATGCTCAAAGAATACAGCGGCCAAGTGCTGATTAAAATTGACGGTATTGCCGCCAGCGCTGCAGCGGTAATTGCCATGGCGGGCGATATGGTTTGTATGTCCCCCACTTCTATGCTTATGATCCACAATCCAGCCACTTTTGTTTGGGGCGAAGAATCTGACATGCAAAAGGGAATCGAGATGCTGTCCGAGGTGAAGGAAGCCATCATTAATGCCTTTGAAGCCAAGGCCAGACTACCCAGGAAGCAGATCGCTAAGATGATGGACGCTGAAACCTGGATGAGCGCCAATAAAGCGGTGGAGCTTGGTTTTGCTGACGAGATCCTTTACAGTGAGCCGCCAGCCCAAGTCACTGACTTCATGTTTGACCGGGTAACAGTGGTCAATGCACTGATGCGGAAACTACCACCGGTCAAGGCTCAACCTAAACCAGTAAACAACGATGGCATTCCATACGAACAGCTAATTAAACGGCTGGAACTAATAAAAGGGAGGTAA